A genomic segment from Stegostoma tigrinum isolate sSteTig4 chromosome 1, sSteTig4.hap1, whole genome shotgun sequence encodes:
- the LOC125467596 gene encoding lecithin retinol acyltransferase-like: MASDSDSNANWCEPSSLKRGDLLEVSRTLFTHYGIYLGGQNVAHLMPDILPLFTNDQKLIREVVTNQRLILGVICRTASIRVDSVEDFAYGACILVNHMDSVCKSPVLPGEEVARRAEKLVGSTEYSLLWNNCEHFVTHCRYGTAVSIQTDKFCEAVKTVIRDQRSVFVTAALGLAGIFCLGFGPSTTLPTVLIPFLLWMAG, from the exons atggccTCTGACTCGGACAGTAATGCCAACTGGTGCGAGCCCTCTTCCCTGAAGCGGGGTGACCTGCTGGAGGTGTCCCGCACTCTCTTCACTCACTATGGGATTTATCTGGGAGGGCAGAATGTGGCTCACCTGATGCCCGACATCCTGCCCCTGTTCACCAATGACCAGAAGCTGATCCGGGAGGTGGTGACCAACCAGCGCCTGATCCTGGGCGTTATCTGCAGGACGGCGAGTATCCGGGTGGACTCGGTGGAGGATTTTGCTTATGGAGCCTGTATCCTGGTGAACCACATGGACTCTGTGTGCAAGAGCCCCGTGCTTCCCGGGGAAGAGGTGGCGAGGAGAGCAGAGAAACTGGTGGGAAGCACAGAGTACAGCCTGCTCTGGAACAACTGTGAACATTTTGTCACTCACTGTAGGTACGGCACTGCAGTCAGCATCCAGACTGACAAG TTCTGTGAAGCAGTGAAGACTGTAATTCGGGACCAAAGGAGTGTTTTTGTCACTGCTGCTTTAGGACTCGCTGGGATTTTTTGCCTGGGTTTTGGGCCCTCAACCACTCTCCCTACAGTCCTCATACCATTCTTACTCTGGATGGCTGGCTAA